One Gimesia aquarii DNA segment encodes these proteins:
- a CDS encoding anti-sigma factor family protein: MSSQQPSNEDLSAYFDHEVSSEERRQLESLLENSVEARQELHEIGELSRLLQETATESAPPELAPSIRKRIEQETLLTQTTHAAVKHTPSVFRYRIAVAVSTCSSLAALVLFVLLMNSYVTPTQPEFSQGFAISRPSTPRSSMETAVKTTELVREENASADVSTDGVSADLEAHQNEKVTALLDVLMADNQTNRLGLRGNVSSGKKEMVVESLNAPTAAKSLGKFSVMNKLPEGVNFSDHSSNRLRTSMVPPSQGIPAHIPLDTIRIGDVLPYIGDIDGKVAVIEVRVVDVQQALGTMELLLARNNIPINQKKQSEVERQLQNPQSSSKSELKAKGQSLAQRRDESENELFAVYVEATDNQLSTALQEFQNDLKRDQLVSLSLQPAISERSLTEKIEELPKLLAYKSNTPRSNHDAYFEAKNGAKKPTDTEKSNGAAQENRSSAKFKKTIADSKVGKDLKRDLSRSFQTRYRMQLPEETLVRSKATKGRKSMLLGSSAGALPSPESPLAASKPTGNKATDKLTHLTKNRSLPFSKSRNLNQTKTPIKVLFVFKNSTGTPTPAAPR, from the coding sequence ATGAGTAGTCAACAACCATCAAACGAAGATCTTTCTGCTTACTTCGATCATGAAGTCTCATCCGAGGAGCGCAGACAATTAGAGTCGCTTCTGGAGAATTCAGTTGAAGCACGGCAGGAACTACACGAAATCGGAGAACTTTCCCGACTTCTTCAGGAAACTGCTACGGAATCTGCCCCACCTGAACTGGCACCTTCCATTCGTAAACGAATTGAGCAGGAAACTCTGCTGACTCAAACAACTCACGCTGCAGTAAAACATACTCCCTCTGTATTTCGTTATCGTATTGCTGTTGCAGTTAGTACCTGTTCTTCACTGGCGGCACTCGTTTTATTCGTATTGTTGATGAACTCTTACGTAACTCCCACCCAACCAGAATTCAGCCAAGGTTTTGCTATATCACGACCGTCTACTCCGCGCTCCAGCATGGAAACTGCAGTTAAAACAACAGAACTCGTTCGAGAAGAAAACGCCAGTGCCGATGTGAGTACAGACGGCGTTAGTGCAGACTTAGAAGCCCACCAAAATGAGAAGGTCACTGCATTACTTGATGTTCTGATGGCCGATAATCAGACTAATCGTCTTGGTCTTAGAGGAAATGTCTCGTCTGGCAAAAAGGAAATGGTCGTCGAAAGTTTGAATGCACCAACGGCAGCTAAATCATTGGGTAAATTCTCGGTCATGAATAAACTTCCTGAGGGTGTTAATTTTAGTGACCATTCTAGCAATAGACTCAGGACTTCTATGGTACCTCCTTCACAAGGGATTCCCGCTCATATTCCTCTCGATACCATTCGTATTGGAGACGTTTTACCTTACATTGGTGATATTGATGGAAAAGTGGCAGTGATTGAAGTTCGTGTTGTCGATGTTCAACAGGCTCTGGGAACGATGGAATTGCTTCTGGCGCGCAACAATATTCCCATTAATCAAAAGAAACAGTCTGAGGTGGAACGCCAGCTTCAGAATCCTCAATCCAGTTCTAAAAGTGAACTCAAAGCCAAAGGGCAATCACTGGCTCAGAGAAGGGACGAATCTGAAAATGAATTGTTTGCTGTCTACGTGGAAGCCACTGACAATCAATTATCTACGGCACTCCAGGAGTTCCAAAACGATCTTAAACGAGATCAGCTTGTGAGCCTCTCATTACAGCCTGCGATTAGCGAACGGTCTCTCACTGAGAAGATTGAAGAACTGCCAAAACTTCTGGCATACAAATCCAACACGCCACGATCTAATCATGATGCTTATTTTGAAGCCAAAAATGGAGCAAAAAAACCTACTGATACTGAAAAATCCAATGGAGCGGCACAAGAAAATCGTTCATCCGCAAAGTTTAAAAAAACGATTGCCGATTCAAAAGTCGGTAAAGATTTAAAACGGGATCTTTCGCGTTCATTTCAGACTCGTTATCGCATGCAACTCCCTGAAGAAACATTAGTACGATCTAAAGCCACCAAAGGCAGAAAATCCATGCTATTGGGGTCATCAGCGGGGGCACTGCCATCACCGGAATCTCCTCTCGCTGCCTCAAAACCGACTGGGAATAAAGCGACCGATAAACTGACTCACCTTACTAAAAACCGTTCTCTACCGTTCTCTAAATCGCGGAATCTCAATCAAACGAAAACACCAATCAAAGTGCTCTTTGTGTTTAAAAACTCAACAGGAACCCCTACCCCGGCAGCTCCTCGCTAA
- a CDS encoding sigma-70 family RNA polymerase sigma factor, whose amino-acid sequence MSLIRQLDTVTNNDQHLIQECLAGRTEAFDQLVLKYQDRLFRTLVRILGSNDDARDAAQEGFTQAFFKLNTFRGTAAFYSWLFRIAFNAAITQKRKIKRTSTTLDTQDNPAGNWLVDTHPENRPSDVAELSERKKMVHQALNELQEEYRTPLILRELEGMSYGEIAEITEIPLGTVRSRIFRGRNELKQKLNTLFQTEPVSRAFKSDHESSVSESK is encoded by the coding sequence GATCAACACTTGATTCAAGAATGTTTGGCAGGTCGTACAGAGGCGTTCGATCAACTGGTTCTGAAATATCAGGATCGCCTGTTTCGAACGTTAGTGCGGATTCTGGGTTCGAATGATGATGCGCGCGATGCGGCACAGGAAGGTTTTACACAGGCTTTTTTTAAATTGAACACATTCAGAGGAACAGCCGCATTTTATTCCTGGTTATTTCGCATCGCCTTCAATGCCGCGATTACTCAGAAAAGAAAAATAAAACGAACTTCCACCACACTGGATACACAAGATAACCCGGCTGGCAATTGGCTGGTTGATACACACCCTGAAAACCGCCCCTCCGATGTTGCCGAACTCTCCGAACGAAAAAAAATGGTCCATCAGGCCTTAAATGAATTACAAGAGGAATATCGTACCCCTCTGATACTGCGAGAACTGGAGGGAATGTCATACGGGGAAATTGCAGAGATCACGGAAATTCCATTAGGAACTGTAAGGAGCCGCATTTTTAGAGGAAGGAACGAATTAAAACAGAAATTGAACACGCTTTTCCAGACCGAACCAGTCTCGCGTGCTTTCAAATCTGACCACGAGTCATCGGTAAGTGAATCAAAATGA
- a CDS encoding SMP-30/gluconolactonase/LRE family protein: MKTLRLTCMILITFVLSLFQLATQAQDSVNFPTIGEVVRLDPRLDELIDKDAKIQVLSSGFDWSEGPVWIGDAKDGYLLFSDIPKNSVMKWKEGVGASLFLKPSGYTGVVKYGGEPGSNGLLLDQKGRLVSCEHGDRRVSVLTKDGGKRTLVDNYMGKRLNSPNDGVYKSNGDLYFTDPPYGLPNRYDDPRRELDFCGVYRLAKDGTLTLLTKEMTRPNGITFSPDEKTLYVAQSDPKAAIWKAFPVNEDGTLEKGKILYDATSAVGKLPGLPDGMKTDLKGNIFATGPGGCYVFTPSGDLLGRISTGERTANCAWGGDGSTLYLTADTYLVRIPTKTKGRIGAAK, encoded by the coding sequence ATGAAAACACTTAGACTCACCTGCATGATTCTAATCACTTTCGTATTGAGTCTCTTTCAATTAGCAACGCAGGCTCAGGATTCCGTGAATTTTCCAACCATTGGAGAAGTGGTCAGACTTGATCCGCGGCTGGATGAACTCATTGATAAAGATGCCAAGATCCAGGTTCTCTCCTCTGGATTTGATTGGAGCGAAGGTCCTGTTTGGATCGGAGATGCCAAGGATGGATATTTGCTATTTTCGGATATTCCCAAGAACTCCGTAATGAAATGGAAAGAGGGAGTTGGTGCCTCATTGTTTCTGAAACCCTCTGGATACACCGGAGTTGTCAAATATGGGGGAGAACCCGGATCGAATGGTCTTTTACTAGACCAGAAAGGGCGTCTCGTTTCCTGTGAACACGGCGATCGTCGTGTTTCGGTTCTTACTAAAGACGGAGGAAAGCGGACGCTCGTCGATAACTATATGGGTAAGCGACTCAACAGTCCCAACGATGGGGTTTATAAGTCAAATGGCGATCTCTATTTTACAGACCCGCCTTATGGTCTGCCGAATCGCTATGACGATCCTCGCAGAGAACTTGATTTCTGCGGTGTCTATCGACTGGCAAAGGATGGCACGTTGACTTTATTAACGAAGGAAATGACACGCCCGAATGGGATTACCTTTTCTCCCGATGAAAAAACATTATATGTGGCACAATCTGATCCCAAGGCGGCAATCTGGAAAGCATTCCCTGTGAACGAAGATGGAACGTTGGAAAAAGGGAAAATACTCTATGATGCCACTTCAGCCGTTGGTAAACTTCCGGGTTTACCCGATGGTATGAAAACGGATCTTAAGGGCAACATATTTGCAACAGGACCAGGTGGCTGTTATGTTTTTACCCCATCAGGAGATTTATTGGGCAGAATTAGTACCGGTGAGCGCACAGCCAACTGCGCCTGGGGTGGTGATGGTTCAACACTCTATCTGACCGCTGACACTTATCTGGTACGCATACCAACCAAAACCAAAGGCCGTATTGGCGCTGCTAAATAG